ATCGGGTCTGCTCCGCGGGCCCGATGCCGAGGGCTTCGGTCGCCGTGGGGTTCACCAGGAGCGCCGTGACGGCGACCGCGGCCAGGGCCAGCGCCACGGCGGCCGCGATCATCGCGCCCCCGGTGCTGTACAGCGTGTACGCCACCGGCAGCGCCATCAGCTGGGTGATCATCGCCGGGCCGCGGCTCCAGCGGCGGCCCAGGCGCAGGCCGCGCGCCCCGATCAGCGGCAGCGCGGCGAGCACGAGGAGGGTGATCCCGCCGGTCTCGGCCTGCTGCGCGGAGTCGGGGTCGCCGGCGATGCCCACGTACAGCATGTAGACGCCGAGGCCGGCCAGTGCCAGTCCCTCCAGTGCGGTGAGCACGGCGGCTGCGGTCAGCCGCCGGGGCAGCGCGGCGGCGGGTGCGGCGGCGGGCGCGGGTGCGGCGGCGGGGGCCTTCTGGGGCTGCTTCTTACTCACTCCAGCAGGGTAGCGGCGCTGCCCTGACCGCCAAGGGGACGGGCAGTAGGGTCGGCATATGCGGGGGTGGGTAGGCTGGCGCCCATGCGTGCACTCCTCGTGGCCAACCCAGCAGCGACGACCACCAGCGCGCGCACGCGCGACGTACTGATCCACGCGCTGGCCAGCGAGATGAAGCTGGAGGCGGTGACCACCGAGTACCGGGGTCACGCCCGGGACCTGGCGCGCAAGGCCGCGCACGAGGGGCTCGACCTCGTGGTGGCGCTGGGCGGCGACGGCACGGTCAACGAGGTGGTCAACGGGCTGCTGCACGACGGGCCCGATCCGGAGCGGCTGCCCCGGCTGGCGGTGGTCCCCGGCGGTTCGACCAATGTGTTCGCCCGCGCGCTCGGTCTGCCCAACGACGCGGTCGAGGCGACCGGCGCCCTGCTGGACGCGCTGCGGGAGCGGCGCGAGCGGACGGTGGGCCTGGGCCTGGCGGCCGGCACCCCGGGCACGGAGGACGAATCGGTTCCGGCCCGCTGGTTCACGTTCTGCGCGGGCTTCGGTTTCGACGCGGGCGTAGTCGGCCGGGTCGAGCAGCAGCGGGAGCGCGGCAAGCGTTCGACGCACGCGCTCTACGTACGACAGCTGATGCGGCAGTTCTGGGAGGAGCCCAACCGCCGGCACGGCACGGTCACGCTGGAGCGCCCCGGAGCGGATCCGGTGACGGATCTGGTGCTGTCGATAGTGTGCAACACCTCACCGTGGACGTTTCTGGGCAATCGTCCGCTTTACGCCTCTCCGGAGGCGTCGTTCGATACCGCGCTTGACGTATTGGCGCTGGACCGTTTGTCAACTCCGGCGGTCGCGCGGTACGCGACACAGCTCCTGACCTCGACTCCTGAGCGGGGTCCGCACGGCAAGCACGCGGTGTCTCTGCACGATCTGACCGACTTCACCTTGCATTCGAAGGTCCCGCTTCCGTTCCAGATGGACGGAGACCACCTCGGCCTGCGTACCAGCGTTCGGTTCACAGGCGTACGCCGTGCACTGCGTGTGATTGTGTGAGCGGAAGGGCCCAAAGTCCTTTCACTCGAACGTTTACACGCCGGTCCACCCTCACGATGTAGGGCTGTGACCTAGTAGACACCGACGAATCAAAAAAAACTTTCCGGAAGGGGTTGTATCCCCGTCCGAGGTTTGCGAATCTCTTCATGGCGATCGGGACAGCCCGCAGAACCCGGCACCCACACAGACCGCCAGAACCCCTCCACGAATCTCTGACTGATCACCCCGGAAACTGGGCGGTCGCCCTTCCCTCACGGGGGGATTCGTGAAAGCGTTCACATTCACAAGCAACCTGCCCGCAATACAAGGAGATGGAGCAGCCATGGACTGGCGTCACAACGCCGTTTGTCGTGAGGAAGACCCGGAACTCTTCTTCCCCATCGGCAACACCGGTCCTGCGCTGCTGCAGATCGAGGAAGCCAAGGCCGTCTGCCGCCGTTGCCCCGTCATGGAGCAGTGCCTGCAGTGGGCGCTCGAGTCCGGTCAGGACTCCGGTGTCTGGGGCGGTCTCAGCGAGGACGAGCGCCGCGCAATGAAGCGCCGCGCCGCTCGCAATCGGGCGCGCAACGCAACCGCCTGACATCGACTTTCGAGCCTCGACGCGCAGCGCGTAGTACCCGTATAAGCGCTTGGCACCGTGCTCTTGGGCCCCGGACCGATCACCCTTCGGTCCGGGGCTCAGTGCTGTCCGGGGTGCAATCCCGTCACTTTGGGTGACGGTCCGGCCGCTACTTCCCGCTACTTCTGCGGGCTGGACGGGATGTCGAGGACGACCTTCGTGCCGCGCGGCTCCGCCGCGATCATGTCGAAGGTGCCGCCCAGCTCGCCCTCCACGAGGGTCCGTACGATCTGCAGCCCGAGATTGCCGGCCCGCTGGGGGTCGAATCCCTCGGGCAGACCCCGGCCGTCGTCGAGCACCGTGATCAGCAGCCGGCCGTCCGCCCGGCCGGTACCGGAGCGGACCGCCGACACCTCCACCGTGCCCCGGTCCCCGTCCGCGAAGGCGTGCTCCAGGGCGTTCTGCAGGATCTCCGTGAGCACCATCGACAGCGGAGTGGCGACCTCCGCATCCAGGATCCCGAAGCGGCCGGTGCGCCGGCAGTCGACCTTGCCCGGGGAGATCTCCGAGACCATCGCGATCACCCGGTCGGCGATCTCGTCGAACTCGACCCGCTCGTCGAGGTTCTGAGACAACGTCTCGTGCACGATCGCGATCGAACCGACACGGCGAACGGCCTCGTTGAGCGCCTCACGGCCCTGCGCCGAATCCATCCGGCGGGACTGGAGCCGCAGCAGCGCGGCCACCGTCTGGAGGTTGTTCTTCACCCGGTGGTGGATCTCCCGGATGGTCGCGTCCTTGGTGATCAATTCACGTTCGCGACGGCGCAGTTCCGTGACGTCGCGGCAGAGCACCAGGGAACCGATCCGGGTCCCCTTGGGCTTGAGCGGGATCGCGCGCAGCTGGATGACCCCGCTGCTGCCCTCGACCTCGGTCTCCCGGGGGGCCCAGCCGCTGGCGAGCTTGACGAGTGCCTCGTCCACCGGGCCGCGGGAGGGGGCGAGTTCGGCGGTGGTGTTGCCGAGGTGCTGGCCGACCAGGTCGGCGGCGAGGCCGAGGCGGTGGTAGGCGGAGAGCGCGTTCGGGGAGGCGTACGTGACCACGCCGTCGGCATCGAGCCGGATCAGGCCGTCGCCGACGCGCGGGGAGGCGTCCATGTCGACCTGCTGGCCGGGGTACGGGAAGGAGCCCGCGGCGATCATCTGGGCCAGGTCGGAGGCGGACTGGAGGTAGGTCAGCTCCAGCCGGCTCGGTGTACGCACAGTGAGCAGGTTGGTGTTGCGGGCGATCACTCCGAGTACCCGGCCCTCGCGGCGGACGGGGATCGACTCGACGCGGACGGGCACCTCCTCGCGCCACTCCGGGTCGCCCTCGCGCACGATGCGGCCCTCGTCGAGCGCGGCGTCGAGCAACGGACGGCGGCCGCGCGGCACCAAGTGGCCGACCATGTCGTCCTGGTACGAGGTGGGGCCGGTGTTCGGGCGCATCTGCGCGACCGACACGTACCGGGTGCCGTCGAGCGTGGGAACCCACAGCACGAGGTCGGCGAAGGAGAGGTC
This genomic window from Streptomyces sp. NBC_01351 contains:
- a CDS encoding WhiB family transcriptional regulator; translated protein: MDWRHNAVCREEDPELFFPIGNTGPALLQIEEAKAVCRRCPVMEQCLQWALESGQDSGVWGGLSEDERRAMKRRAARNRARNATA
- a CDS encoding diacylglycerol/lipid kinase family protein, translating into MRALLVANPAATTTSARTRDVLIHALASEMKLEAVTTEYRGHARDLARKAAHEGLDLVVALGGDGTVNEVVNGLLHDGPDPERLPRLAVVPGGSTNVFARALGLPNDAVEATGALLDALRERRERTVGLGLAAGTPGTEDESVPARWFTFCAGFGFDAGVVGRVEQQRERGKRSTHALYVRQLMRQFWEEPNRRHGTVTLERPGADPVTDLVLSIVCNTSPWTFLGNRPLYASPEASFDTALDVLALDRLSTPAVARYATQLLTSTPERGPHGKHAVSLHDLTDFTLHSKVPLPFQMDGDHLGLRTSVRFTGVRRALRVIV
- a CDS encoding sensor histidine kinase, whose translation is MNDLVRQHTALGETDLEWLHLLVSEWQLLSDLSFADLVLWVPTLDGTRYVSVAQMRPNTGPTSYQDDMVGHLVPRGRRPLLDAALDEGRIVREGDPEWREEVPVRVESIPVRREGRVLGVIARNTNLLTVRTPSRLELTYLQSASDLAQMIAAGSFPYPGQQVDMDASPRVGDGLIRLDADGVVTYASPNALSAYHRLGLAADLVGQHLGNTTAELAPSRGPVDEALVKLASGWAPRETEVEGSSGVIQLRAIPLKPKGTRIGSLVLCRDVTELRRRERELITKDATIREIHHRVKNNLQTVAALLRLQSRRMDSAQGREALNEAVRRVGSIAIVHETLSQNLDERVEFDEIADRVIAMVSEISPGKVDCRRTGRFGILDAEVATPLSMVLTEILQNALEHAFADGDRGTVEVSAVRSGTGRADGRLLITVLDDGRGLPEGFDPQRAGNLGLQIVRTLVEGELGGTFDMIAAEPRGTKVVLDIPSSPQK